The Mycolicibacterium cosmeticum DNA window GCGGCCAGCGCCAACACCAGAGCCAGCCCCGGCAGCACGCCGTACGCCACCACACGGGTCCAGTCGACGGACCGTTTCGGCTGCGGGGCGGCCTGGGCCTTGTCGGGGACGGTGGGCGTCGCAGCGGCCTCCGTGGCTTCGGTGGCCTCCGTGGCTTCGGTAGCTTCAGTGGCTTCGGTGGCCCCGGACTCGGTGATCTCCTGCGCTTCGTCGCTGGGCACGGTGTCGACGTCCTTGTTCGGTTCGGTCACGGCACAAACTCCACGTTGGACACCTTCACGTCGTCACCCATCTTCTGCACGGTGATGCGCATCCGCCACAGCCGCGGCTGTTGCTCGGCGGCACCGGCATTGGAGGTCTGCACCGTCACCGCCACCAGCACCTGCGCCCCGGTGTCGGTGTCGGATTCCAGACCGGCCTCGGTCACGGTGCCGACCGACTTGGACTTCGCCTGCTTGACCACCTCGACGAACGGCCCGGCCCGCTTCTGGAAGTCGTCGTAGAACGTGCCGGTGGCCGAATCGAGGATGCGCTGCACGTCGGCGTCGGCGTGCTCGAAGTCGATGGTGGTCAGGTTGATCGCGCCCTGGCGCCCCACCTGAAGGAACACCTTGCGCTGATCGTCGAGTTGTTTGGACTGGTAGGCCCGGACGCCCAGCCAGCCGGTGAGCCCGCCGAGGGCGAGCACCAGCACCAGGCCGGCGATCAGGGCCAGTGTGACATGCGAACGCTCCGGGGCCGCGGTACCGGCATCCGGCTCGACGGCGTCGACCTCCGCACCGTCCTCGACCGCCGCGGCTTCGGCGGTCTCGGTGGCTTCACTGGTCTCGGTGGCGGCTTCGGTTTTGCCGTCGGCTGTCTGGTCTGCGGACTCGCTTACCGCCCCTTCGGGGGTAGCAGCATCGTCTGCCATGTTTGCTCCTCGCTCGCACTGCGGGCCAGATTGGACTGGGTGTACACCTGACCGTCGGGTCCAACGTACGTGCCGGTGCTGGGATCGTATTCGGCGGCCGCGATGGGCGGGGGCGGTGGGGCTCCCGACGGCACCGCGGGTGCGGCCGGCGCGGGCGGGGTACCCGGTGGCAACTGCGGGATGGCCTGCCCGGACAGGGTGGCGTTCGGGTCGCCCTTCCAGTTGTAACCATCGTTGAGCGGAATGTAGTTTTCGTTGCTCTCGCACAGCTTGACCGTCGGCGCCCGCTTACCCGGCACCGTCTCGCACGGCAGGTTACGTGCGCCACGCACGTTGCCGGCCGCGTCCTGCGGGATGCGGCAGTACAGGTCCCCGGCCGGGCGGTCCGGGTAGTCCACGTCGGCGGCCACCCGCCACTGCTGCGGCGGAAGGAAGCCCGTGGTGCACGGCGGCGGCAGGTTGAGGTTCAGATTGAGGTCCAGATAGGCGCCCTTGAAATTCTGCTTGGTGTTGCGGTTCGCGGTGCCGACGGCCTGCGAGGTGGCGGTGCCCTGCGGCAACAGCACCAGCAACTGCTCCAGCGACGGCTGGTAGGTGATGGCCACCTGGTTGATGTTGACCAGGTTGGCCAGCACCACCGGCAGCGTCGGCTGCAGCCGACCCAGCAGCGCCCGCACCTCGTCGGCGGCACCCGGTCCCTGTCTGAGCACGCCGCGCACGGCCTGATCCTGCGACTGCAGCTGCCCGGTGATGGTGGCCAGGTGGGAGGCCCAGGCCTGGATGGATCCCGACGTATCGGTCTGGGTGTCCAGCACCGGCTTGGACTGGTCGATCAACGCGGTCAGGGGGTCGAGGTTGGCGCGCGCATCGATGGCCAGCGCCGTGGAGCCCTTCACCAGACGGGACAGATCCGGTCCCAGCCCGCCGACGGCCTGGTAGGCCTCGTCGACGGCGGTCTGCAGGTTCTCCCGGGGAATGGCGTCCAACCCGCGGTTGGTCGCGTCGAGCAGGGCGTTGACGTCCGGCGGCACGGTGGCCCGGTCGGCGGCGATGACGTCCCCGTTGCGCAGGTACGGGCCGCCGTCGGCGCGGGGCAGCAGCTCGACGAACAATTCACCGATCGCGGTCTGGCTGTGCACCTGCGCGTCCAGGTCGGCCGGGATCTTCACGTCGTCGGTGAGCGACAGGACGGCGTTGACGCCGCCGTGCTCGTCGAGGCCGACGCTCTCCACCCGGCCCACCTGGGTGCCGCGGTAGGTGACATTGCTGCGCGGGTACAGTCCGCCGGTCTCGGGCAGCTGCAGCGTCACCTTGTAATGCCCTGCGCCCCACAGCAAGTTGGGCAGGTTCATGTAGCCGAACACCATGATGCCGATGGCGATGGCCGCGATGAAGGTGAACACCGCGAACTGCAGCAGGATACGTCTGGTCAACACCATGGTTACGGCCCCTGATCCCAGCGGTACGGCACCACGAGCGGATTCACCGCGGTGTAGGGGCTGGGCAGCTGGCCGATGGTGCGGCCCCACTGCATCTCCAGCTCGGTGAGATCGCCCTCCCAGCGCGTTCCGGTGAACACACCCTGGTCCAGCCGGCTCAGCGTCAGGTCGACCACCAGGGTGAGGTTGGCGTAGTCACCACGCATCCAGTTGGCCAGCGTCTCCTTGGGGAACGGGTAGGTGGTGAAGAAGCTCAGCGACCGGGTCAGCGCCGGCCCGGCATTGGCCAGTTGTTCCAGCGTCGGGCCGAGCGATTTCAGCTCCGCCACCAGCGCCTCACGGGTCTGGTTGGCCGAATCCGCCGCCAGCGCACTGAATTTGCCCAGCTGGGTCACCGCCTCGGCGAGCTGGTTGCGCTGATCCTTGAGCACCGCCAACGCGTCGGGCACCGTCTTGAGCGCCTTGTCCACCACCGGTTTCTGCGCGGCGACCTGCCCGACCAGATCGTTGAGGCTGGCCGCCGCGTCGATGATGTCGTCCTTCTGGTCATTGGTGTTGGCGATGAAGATGTTCAGCTGGTCGATGAGGCTGCGCAGGTCGGCCTCGCGGCCGGTGAACGCCTGGCTGAACGCCGCGGTGATGTCCTGCACGTTGCCCAGGCCACCGCCGTTGAGCAGCAACGAGATGGCCGCCAGCGTCTGCTCGGTGGTCGGGTAACCGCCGCTGCTGGTCAACGGAATCAGTGAGCCGTCGTGCAGCCGGCCTTGCGGTGCAATGTCTTTGGGCGGCGCGAGTTCGATGTGTTGGGAACCCAGCAGGCTGGTTTGGCCGATCTTGGCGGTCGCATTGGCCGGTAGCACCACATCGGCGTTGAGCTTCATCGTGATCAGCGCATGCCAGCCCTGCCGCTGGATATCGGTGACGTTGCCGACGGTGACGTCACCGACCCGGACCCGCGAATTGCGGTCCAGGTTGTCCACATCGGGCATCTCGGCCTTGACCGTGTAGGCGCCCGGCCCCTGCCCCTCGACGCCGGGCAACGGCACCGAGTTCAGGCCCTGCCAAGAGCATCCGCCCAACGCCAGGCAGGCCAGTGCAAGGATCAGCCGTTTCATGAGCCACCGCCGCTGTGCACCATCAGGCCGGGCAGGCCGGCGTTCGGATCGGTCACCTGGGGTGCCTCCGCCGGCAGCGGCGGGGCCGCGGGATCGGCCACCGGCGGCGGCAGGATCGCCGGCGCGGGGCCCGGTGGCGGGATGTAATCCGGCCGCATCCATTCCTCGCTGTAGGTGATCTCGTTGGGCCGGGCCTGCGCGCCGACCAACTGGTTCAACCCGAGGGGCAGGAAGTTGTACTGGCGGTTCTTCACGATCGGCGCCAGGTACTGCACGCACAACTTGGCCGATTGCTCGGCGCCCATCCGGGAGGCCGCCTGAATACCGCCGCACAGGAACGAGATCGGGTCGGCGAAGTTGCTGATCGCCGGCACGGCGGCGACCGCACCCACCGCCGGTTGGTAGATGTTGACGTAGTTCTGGAACGCCGACGGCGCGACGTGCAGGAACTGTTTGACGTCGTCGAGGCTGTCGTTGAGGGTTTGCGTCACCCCGGCCAGTTTGTCCGACGTGGTGCCCAACGCCTCCCGGTTGTCGGCCACGAACGCCTGCACCTGCCCGACGGTGTCGGACAGATCCTTGACGGCATTGCCGACCTCGTTCGGGTTGTCGGCGAGCAGCCCGGTCACCGAGGCCAGGTTCTGGTTGAGCTGGCGCATCACCGTGGTGCTGTCTTGCAGCGCCGACACCAGGATGGAGAGGTTCTTGACGGTGCTGAAGATGTCGGTGCTGTGGTCACCGAGCGCCGAAAAGGCCTGGGACAGCTTGGTCAGCGCGTCGCGGATGCTGGCGCCCTGGCCGCGCAGGTTGTCGGCGGTGGTGTTGATGAACGAGCCGAGGGTGCTGACGCCGCCGGGCTCGGTCGGCTGCAGGGTTTCGGTCAGGCGCTGCAACTGCTTGCGGAAATCGTCGTATTCGACCGGCACGACGGTACGTTCCCGCGGGATGACGGCGTCGTTCTTGAGCACCGCCCCGCCCGAGTAGGCGGGTGTGAGCTGGATGGCGCGCGAGGTGACCAGCATCGGCGACAGGATCGCCGCCTTCACGTCGGCCGGCACCTTGTAGCGGTCGTCGTAGTGGAACGTGACCTTCACCTGCTGCGGTTCCGGCTCGATCTTGTCGATCCGGCCGACGGGCACCCCGAGGATCACCACGTCGTCACCGACGAAGATGCCGTTGCTGTTCTCGAAGTACGCGACGACGTTCGTCCGGTTGAGGGTGTCGCTGGCCCGTGTCACCAGGTACACCCCGGCGCCCAGCATGAGCACCAGGGCCAGTGCCAGACCGATGCGGGCGTTGCGCACGTTCAGGTTCGAATTCACTGGCCCGCCCCTGAATTCGGAGCAGCGGGGTCACCGGCAGGTGCCGGCTCACCCGGCGCCGGGACCAACACCGGACTGGGGAACGGCGTCGGGGTGGAAGCGATTCCCGGCGGCGCGATCGCCGGCGGTCCCGGCGGCGGACCACCGGGCGGGCCCGGCGGAATGGGCTCGCGGTACGGGTAGCAACCGGTGGGCCCGGGCAGCGGCAGACCGGGCGGCCCGCAGCCCTGGTCACCGGGATTACCGGTGATCGCATCGGGCAGGTTCATCCGCGGCTCGCCACCCTGACCGGTCCGCGGGAACGGAACCGGCATGGCCGGGGTGCCGGGCTGACCCAGTTGCGGGTCGGTGCGCTGCGAGGGCAGCAGCACGTTCGGATCCAGGCCCAGGTCGGAGAACGCGGCGTCGACGAAGGGCTGGATGAACTGCCCGGGAAGCAGATTGACGATGTAGGTCTTGAAGAACGGCCCCGAGCTGACCGACTCACCCAGCGACATCGCGTAGGAGTTCAGCAGCGGCAGGGCTTTACGCAACCTGTCCTTGCGGTTGTCCAGGATGGTCAGCACCCCGTTGAGCTTGTCCAGAGCCGGCCGCAGGGTGGTCTTGTTCTCCGCGATCAACCCCTGCACCTGCTGGCTCAGCGCCGAGATGTTGCCCGAAAGACTGTCCAGCGCAGCGCTTTGCCCCTGCAGTTCGGCCAGCAGCGCGTTGGTGTTGCGGACCAGACCGACGATCTGGTCGCTGCGCTCGGCCAGCACGGTGGTGGCGGTGTTGGCGTTACTGAGCAGGCCGCGCAGCTGGGCGTCGCGCTCATTGAGGGTCTGGGAGAACCGGGCCACACCGTCGACCGCGACCTTGAGTTCGGGCGGGGTGTCGGCGAAGGTCTCCGACAGCACCCGCAACGAGTCCGAGAGCTGGTCGGTGTTCAGCCCGCTGATGGTGGCGGCCAGATCGCCCAACGCATCCGGCAACTGGTAAGCGGGCGTGGTGCGCTCGAGCGGGATGGTGGCCTGCAGCGTCCCCTGACCCCGCGGGGACACTTCCAGGATCTTGGTGCCCAGCAGGCTCTTGGTCTTCACCGCGGCCTCGCTGCGGTCACCGATGCGCACCCCGTCGTCGACCTTGAACTTGACCAGCACCCGCTGGCCGTCCAGTTCCACGGCCGTCACGTGCCCGACGCGCATGCCGGAAACCTGAACGGCCGCACCGCTGCGCAGGCCGCCGGCTTCGGCGAAGTAGGCCGAGTAGTCCTTGCCACGGTCCAGGAAGGGCACCTTGTCGTAGTTGAGGGCGCCGACGATGATGGCGGCGATCACGAGCAGACCGACGGCGCCGACGATCAGCTGGTTGCGTTCGGAGAAGGACTTCATCGCGGCGTGCACCGCCCGCTGTCCTGCCCGGCCGCCTTCACGTACACCGGCTGACCGCCCTTGCCGTTGAGCTTGAGGATGATGTCGCACAGGTAGAAGCTGAAGAAGTCACCGTAGATGCCCTGGCGCGCCAGGATCTGATACGAGTCCGGCAGCGTGTTGAGCAGGTTGTCGAAGTAGTCGTGGTCGGCGACGACGATGCCTGCGGCACGGTCGGTTTCGTGCACCGTCTTGACCAGCGGCGGACGTGCCTGCTCGAGCAGATCGGCGATGCTGCCGGCCGCGGCGCTGGCATAGGCGACGCCGTTGGCGATGTCGGTGCGGCGCTGGGCCAGCGTGTCCATCAGTTGTGCCAGCCCGTCGATGCCCTTGGCGAACTGCTTGTTCTGGTCGCCGAGTGAGCCCATCACGGTGTTCAGGTTGACGATCACCTCACCGATCAGCTGATCCCGGTCGGCCAGCGTGTTGGTCAGGGCGGCGGTCTGGCTGAGGAACGACCCGATGGTGGCACCCTGCCCCTGCAGCGCGCTGATCAGCTGGCCGGACAGCGCATTGACCTGGTTGGGATCCAGCGCGCGGAACAGCGGCCGGAACCCGCCGATCAACGCGTCCAGGTCCAGCGCCGGTGAGGTGCGGGCCAGCGGGATGGTGTCACCGGGCTTGAGCTTCTTGGTGTTTCCCACGCCTTCCTGCAGGGCCAGGTACCGACCGCCGATCAGGTCGTCGTAGCGGATCACCGCGCGGCTGCCCTCGGTCAGCACCACCGAATCGTCGGCGGTGAACTCGGCCAGCACCGTGCCGTCGTCCTGGATGCGCATCGCGCCGACCTTGCCCACCTCGACACCGGCGATTCGCACGAAATCGCCTTCCTCCATGCCCGAAGCGTTGGCGAACAACGCCCGGTAGGTGTGGGTGGACTCGCCGAGCCGCAGCTGCGCGAAGATCGCGAACAAACCGAAGACACCCAGCAGGCAGACGGCCAGGAAGATGGCAAGGCGCCAAATCGCGCCTACCAGATTGTCTTTCATGGCTCGTTCCTTCTCGTGCTGCTGAGTTCGGGTGTGCTCGTTGCGTCTACGGTGCCGGGGCGGCCTCCTCGGGCAGGGGTACCGGCGGCAGCGGTGTCGGCTGCACACCGGGTGCGGGCACCACGAACGGTTCGGAGCCCGGCGTGCGGCCGGGATCGCGCGGGGCGCCCGGCGGTGGAGCCGGCGGCAGACCCGGCCACAACGGTGTGCCGTCCGGCGCGTACAGCGGCGCACCGTAGGCCGGTGCCCCGGGATACGGGATCGGTCCGGGCGCCGGACCACCGAAGGTGTTGCGGATGCTGGGCGGTTCGGGCACCGCACGGGTCACCGGCAGGTAGTTGCCGTACATCGGGAAGGCGATGCCCGGGTTGGGGCGCCAGTCCAGGCCGGTACCGAAACCGGTGTTGGTGATGAGCTGGCGCACCGGCCAGTTCTGGTCGACGATCGGCAGCGAGCCGCAGCCCGGCTTGCCGCCCGGCCCGCCCTTGGCGCCGATGATCGGCAGGTTCTGCGGGAACTTGTACGGGTCGTTGCCCGGCCGGATGCCGGCGTCCAGGATGAACGACTTGCCGTTGCCACCGGTGGCCTCGTAACCACCATGGTCCAGAAGGTATTTGGCGCCGACGAGCATGCAGGTGTATTCGGGGTCGTACTTGGCGAGCAGATCGGTAGTGGGCCGCAGCGTGTTGATCGCGGTGATCAGGTTGCCCTGGTTGGGCGCCAGCAACTCGATGCCCTTGTTGGACAGCCCGGTGGTGGCCAGCAGCAGTGCGTCCAGCTGCTGGGCATGACCGGCGATCGTGACGGCGGTGGTGCTCGCCGCGTTCAGCGTGGACAGGATGTCTTGTGCCGCACCGGCGTAGGCGTCGCTGAAGCCTTGCAGCGATTGCCAGTCGGCCCGGATGGTCTCACTGCGCGGGTTGATGGCCAGCAGCACCTGGTTGGCGTCGGTGGTGGCCTGGCCGATGCGCTCGCCCTGTCCGCGGACGCCCTCGGCCAGCGCCGAGAGCACCGCGTTGAGTTTGGCGGTGTCGATCTTGTCCAGCACGCCCACCAGGTTCTGGAAGACGGTGTTCACCTCGGTGGTGACGTTGAGCGACGTGAGCACCTGGCCGGGTTCCAGCCGTTGCGGGCTGGGGTCGTCCGGGTACACCAGGTCGACGAATTTGGCGCCGAAGATGGTGGTGGCCCGGATCCTGGCCTCCACATTGGCCGGGATGTAGCGGATCTGGTCGGGGTCGATGTCCAGGCGCAACTTCACCGGGGCCGCGCTGTCGGTATCGCCGCCGGAGATGGCCGCCACCTTGCCGACCTGCACGCCGCGCATCTTCACCTTGGCGTTGGTCTCCATCACCAGACCCGAGCGATCCGAGGTGAGGGTGACCGGCACGGAGGATTTCAGGTTGCCGGTGAACAGCGAATACGACAGCCATACCGAGCCGACGATGAACAGCACCAGGATCAGCGTCCACCAGCCCGGCGCCAGCCCCTTGTCGCGAGAGAAATGGTCCATGTGCGTCAGCCGGCCAGGTTGAAGTTGCCCGATTGCCCGTACACGGCCAGCGAGATCATCACGACGACGAACGCGGAGATGACCAGCGAGGTGCGCACCGCGCGGCCCACCGCCTCGCCGACGCCGGCCGGCCCACCGCTGGCGGTGAAGCCGTAGAAGGTGTGCACCAGCATGATCACGATGGCCATGGCGATGGACTGCACGAACGACCAGATCAGGTCGACGGGGTTGAGGAACGTGTCGAAGTAGTGGTCGTAGACGCCGATGGACTGCCCGTAGATGGCGGTGGTGCCGAGTTTGGCCGCCCAGAACGACATCAGCACGCCGACGCAGTACAGCGGGATCACCACCACCACACCGGCGATGACGCGGGTGGACGCCAGGTA harbors:
- a CDS encoding MCE family protein, translating into MVLTRRILLQFAVFTFIAAIAIGIMVFGYMNLPNLLWGAGHYKVTLQLPETGGLYPRSNVTYRGTQVGRVESVGLDEHGGVNAVLSLTDDVKIPADLDAQVHSQTAIGELFVELLPRADGGPYLRNGDVIAADRATVPPDVNALLDATNRGLDAIPRENLQTAVDEAYQAVGGLGPDLSRLVKGSTALAIDARANLDPLTALIDQSKPVLDTQTDTSGSIQAWASHLATITGQLQSQDQAVRGVLRQGPGAADEVRALLGRLQPTLPVVLANLVNINQVAITYQPSLEQLLVLLPQGTATSQAVGTANRNTKQNFKGAYLDLNLNLNLPPPCTTGFLPPQQWRVAADVDYPDRPAGDLYCRIPQDAAGNVRGARNLPCETVPGKRAPTVKLCESNENYIPLNDGYNWKGDPNATLSGQAIPQLPPGTPPAPAAPAVPSGAPPPPPIAAAEYDPSTGTYVGPDGQVYTQSNLARSASEEQTWQTMLLPPKGR
- a CDS encoding MCE family protein is translated as MKRLILALACLALGGCSWQGLNSVPLPGVEGQGPGAYTVKAEMPDVDNLDRNSRVRVGDVTVGNVTDIQRQGWHALITMKLNADVVLPANATAKIGQTSLLGSQHIELAPPKDIAPQGRLHDGSLIPLTSSGGYPTTEQTLAAISLLLNGGGLGNVQDITAAFSQAFTGREADLRSLIDQLNIFIANTNDQKDDIIDAAASLNDLVGQVAAQKPVVDKALKTVPDALAVLKDQRNQLAEAVTQLGKFSALAADSANQTREALVAELKSLGPTLEQLANAGPALTRSLSFFTTYPFPKETLANWMRGDYANLTLVVDLTLSRLDQGVFTGTRWEGDLTELEMQWGRTIGQLPSPYTAVNPLVVPYRWDQGP
- a CDS encoding MCE family protein, with product MRNARIGLALALVLMLGAGVYLVTRASDTLNRTNVVAYFENSNGIFVGDDVVILGVPVGRIDKIEPEPQQVKVTFHYDDRYKVPADVKAAILSPMLVTSRAIQLTPAYSGGAVLKNDAVIPRERTVVPVEYDDFRKQLQRLTETLQPTEPGGVSTLGSFINTTADNLRGQGASIRDALTKLSQAFSALGDHSTDIFSTVKNLSILVSALQDSTTVMRQLNQNLASVTGLLADNPNEVGNAVKDLSDTVGQVQAFVADNREALGTTSDKLAGVTQTLNDSLDDVKQFLHVAPSAFQNYVNIYQPAVGAVAAVPAISNFADPISFLCGGIQAASRMGAEQSAKLCVQYLAPIVKNRQYNFLPLGLNQLVGAQARPNEITYSEEWMRPDYIPPPGPAPAILPPPVADPAAPPLPAEAPQVTDPNAGLPGLMVHSGGGS
- a CDS encoding virulence factor Mce family protein codes for the protein MKSFSERNQLIVGAVGLLVIAAIIVGALNYDKVPFLDRGKDYSAYFAEAGGLRSGAAVQVSGMRVGHVTAVELDGQRVLVKFKVDDGVRIGDRSEAAVKTKSLLGTKILEVSPRGQGTLQATIPLERTTPAYQLPDALGDLAATISGLNTDQLSDSLRVLSETFADTPPELKVAVDGVARFSQTLNERDAQLRGLLSNANTATTVLAERSDQIVGLVRNTNALLAELQGQSAALDSLSGNISALSQQVQGLIAENKTTLRPALDKLNGVLTILDNRKDRLRKALPLLNSYAMSLGESVSSGPFFKTYIVNLLPGQFIQPFVDAAFSDLGLDPNVLLPSQRTDPQLGQPGTPAMPVPFPRTGQGGEPRMNLPDAITGNPGDQGCGPPGLPLPGPTGCYPYREPIPPGPPGGPPPGPPAIAPPGIASTPTPFPSPVLVPAPGEPAPAGDPAAPNSGAGQ
- a CDS encoding MCE family protein — translated: MKDNLVGAIWRLAIFLAVCLLGVFGLFAIFAQLRLGESTHTYRALFANASGMEEGDFVRIAGVEVGKVGAMRIQDDGTVLAEFTADDSVVLTEGSRAVIRYDDLIGGRYLALQEGVGNTKKLKPGDTIPLARTSPALDLDALIGGFRPLFRALDPNQVNALSGQLISALQGQGATIGSFLSQTAALTNTLADRDQLIGEVIVNLNTVMGSLGDQNKQFAKGIDGLAQLMDTLAQRRTDIANGVAYASAAAGSIADLLEQARPPLVKTVHETDRAAGIVVADHDYFDNLLNTLPDSYQILARQGIYGDFFSFYLCDIILKLNGKGGQPVYVKAAGQDSGRCTPR
- a CDS encoding MCE family protein, translated to MDHFSRDKGLAPGWWTLILVLFIVGSVWLSYSLFTGNLKSSVPVTLTSDRSGLVMETNAKVKMRGVQVGKVAAISGGDTDSAAPVKLRLDIDPDQIRYIPANVEARIRATTIFGAKFVDLVYPDDPSPQRLEPGQVLTSLNVTTEVNTVFQNLVGVLDKIDTAKLNAVLSALAEGVRGQGERIGQATTDANQVLLAINPRSETIRADWQSLQGFSDAYAGAAQDILSTLNAASTTAVTIAGHAQQLDALLLATTGLSNKGIELLAPNQGNLITAINTLRPTTDLLAKYDPEYTCMLVGAKYLLDHGGYEATGGNGKSFILDAGIRPGNDPYKFPQNLPIIGAKGGPGGKPGCGSLPIVDQNWPVRQLITNTGFGTGLDWRPNPGIAFPMYGNYLPVTRAVPEPPSIRNTFGGPAPGPIPYPGAPAYGAPLYAPDGTPLWPGLPPAPPPGAPRDPGRTPGSEPFVVPAPGVQPTPLPPVPLPEEAAPAP